Proteins encoded within one genomic window of Micromonospora halotolerans:
- a CDS encoding GNAT family N-acetyltransferase, with protein sequence MIFYRAAAPAELDRVTSWIVTEPVGWISADRYLAELADDMYRAEWTWIAERDGQVVGRALWWGPKGSAHPVALDCLDVNPAVGDRATVAAELIRAALAGFPEPVQYAIKVAGGWRDDPATSAAVEWRRAAAHAAGLTREVERLQFEWAPADGVPPAASRLRFAEASDEEFLAVFRRIAEGSLDAQTRANLAAKGVDATAREEMDFYLGAPGKREWWRIAYTREGEVAGMGIPSATPYNVNVGYLGVVPEFRGRGYVDEVLAEITRLHAANGESRITATTDMGNAPMAAAFGRAGYRNTEIRINLSNDVQP encoded by the coding sequence GTGATCTTCTACCGCGCTGCCGCCCCCGCAGAACTCGACCGCGTGACCTCGTGGATCGTGACCGAGCCCGTCGGGTGGATCAGCGCCGACCGTTACCTGGCCGAACTGGCCGACGACATGTACCGGGCGGAATGGACTTGGATCGCCGAGCGCGACGGCCAGGTCGTGGGACGGGCGTTGTGGTGGGGGCCGAAGGGCAGCGCACATCCGGTCGCGCTCGACTGCCTCGACGTCAATCCTGCCGTGGGCGACCGTGCCACCGTCGCCGCCGAACTGATCAGGGCCGCGCTGGCCGGGTTCCCGGAGCCGGTGCAGTACGCGATCAAGGTCGCCGGTGGCTGGCGCGACGATCCGGCCACCTCGGCGGCCGTGGAGTGGCGGCGGGCGGCGGCGCACGCGGCGGGCCTCACGCGGGAGGTGGAGCGGCTGCAGTTCGAGTGGGCACCCGCCGACGGGGTGCCCCCCGCGGCCAGCCGGCTGCGGTTCGCCGAGGCCTCCGACGAGGAGTTCCTCGCGGTGTTCAGGAGAATCGCCGAGGGCAGCCTGGACGCCCAGACCCGTGCGAACCTGGCCGCCAAGGGCGTGGACGCGACCGCGCGCGAAGAAATGGACTTCTATCTCGGTGCGCCGGGCAAGCGGGAGTGGTGGCGGATCGCCTACACGCGCGAGGGCGAGGTGGCGGGCATGGGGATTCCCTCCGCAACCCCGTACAACGTGAACGTCGGCTATCTCGGGGTGGTGCCGGAGTTCCGCGGGCGCGGCTACGTGGACGAGGTGCTCGCCGAGATCACCCGCCTTCACGCGGCCAACGGGGAGTCGCGCATCACCGCCACCACCGACATGGGCAACGCGCCGATGGCAGCAGCTTTCGGTCGCGCCGGATACCGCAACACGGAGATCCGTATCAATCTTTCCAACGACGTCCAGCCCTAG
- a CDS encoding sulfotransferase family protein codes for METKFLVDPGGLRDLADALTYRYDPTVGEDALQRLSDFLTVRVPGRRDDRGKTVPELVGERRYRDAVQRLWPQLIAYTYDEPAPAEGFGNADRPAGPFAPLSRRRVLPRYFSDRAELLGILRGLIDTLFGGAAADAGKPTWCEKTPFNLLCMEFLWELVPEATIVHIKRHPVSVLASHLAQPWAPPTVDGALAYLKPVYHRWLTWRNTVDLTDRRYIEVKAEDLAADWPGQRRALFERLGVDDFATVSTFQSHKLAYRNDQFDDETREFIEEALGKVIPAMGYE; via the coding sequence ATGGAGACCAAGTTCCTCGTCGACCCGGGTGGCCTGCGGGACCTGGCCGACGCGCTCACCTATCGATACGACCCCACCGTCGGTGAGGACGCCCTGCAACGGCTGAGCGACTTCCTCACCGTACGAGTACCCGGCCGGCGCGACGATCGCGGCAAGACCGTTCCCGAGCTGGTCGGCGAGCGGCGCTACCGGGACGCGGTGCAACGGCTCTGGCCGCAGTTGATCGCGTACACGTACGACGAACCCGCGCCCGCGGAGGGCTTCGGGAACGCCGACCGGCCCGCCGGGCCGTTCGCGCCGCTGAGCCGCCGGCGGGTACTTCCCAGGTATTTCAGCGACCGGGCCGAACTGCTCGGAATCCTGCGGGGCCTGATCGACACCCTGTTCGGCGGAGCAGCCGCCGACGCGGGCAAGCCGACCTGGTGCGAGAAGACACCGTTCAACCTGCTGTGCATGGAGTTCCTCTGGGAACTGGTCCCCGAAGCGACCATCGTGCACATCAAGCGTCACCCGGTCTCAGTGCTCGCGTCCCACCTGGCCCAGCCATGGGCGCCGCCCACCGTCGACGGTGCGCTCGCCTACCTCAAGCCGGTCTACCACCGATGGCTCACCTGGAGGAACACGGTCGACCTGACGGACAGGCGATACATCGAGGTGAAAGCGGAAGATCTCGCGGCCGACTGGCCCGGGCAGCGCCGCGCCCTGTTCGAACGGCTCGGCGTCGACGACTTCGCCACCGTTTCAACGTTCCAGTCGCACAAGCTGGCGTACCGCAACGATCAGTTCGACGACGAAACCCGCGAGTTCATCGAAGAAGCACTCGGCAAGGTCATCCCGGCCATGGGATATGAGTGA
- a CDS encoding VOC family protein — protein sequence MSAVRVTGFDHLVLAVTDVERSLQFYCGTLGLAPVRVDRWRAGEVPFPSVRVNADTIIDLVRGEPDGSNVDHFCLVVEPLDWTEVVDSGVFTVLTGPVPRFGARGTATSIYVRDPDGNTVELRWYPGS from the coding sequence GTGAGCGCCGTGCGGGTGACCGGCTTCGACCACCTGGTCCTCGCCGTCACCGACGTCGAACGGTCCCTGCAGTTCTACTGCGGCACCCTCGGCCTGGCGCCGGTGCGCGTCGACCGCTGGCGGGCCGGCGAGGTGCCCTTCCCGTCGGTACGCGTCAACGCCGACACCATCATCGACCTGGTCCGTGGCGAACCGGACGGGTCGAACGTGGACCACTTCTGCCTGGTGGTCGAGCCGCTCGACTGGACCGAGGTGGTCGACTCCGGCGTGTTCACGGTGCTGACCGGGCCGGTGCCGCGCTTCGGCGCGCGGGGCACGGCCACCTCGATCTACGTCCGCGACCCGGACGGCAACACCGTCGAGCTGCGCTGGTATCCGGGGTCTTGA
- a CDS encoding LysR family transcriptional regulator, with protein MLERYEVETFLTLAEELHFGRTAERLRVTTGRISHVVRKLERRIGAPLFERTSRVVRLTPIGARLADDLRPLVAGMEEAVQRAVDAGRGLTGELRVAYVGESTAPVLLRAVTLFTERHPDCVVHVHEAPLATTRSSLRDGTLDVLIAAYPFDGMANGPALLHEARVLAVAADHPLASAESVSLEALADHPVVQYPAVTSAAFKRDRTPDRTPSGRPVPRGPAGNSFSEMLALVAMGRGVLPVGEQTRHYHARPDLAYVPIHDAPPIRRGPVWLASNTTTRVREFVRAAVDANPAPAA; from the coding sequence GTGCTGGAGCGGTACGAGGTCGAGACGTTCCTGACCCTCGCCGAGGAGCTGCACTTCGGGCGTACCGCCGAGCGGCTGCGGGTGACCACCGGGCGGATCAGCCACGTGGTGCGGAAGCTGGAACGCCGGATCGGCGCGCCGCTCTTCGAGCGGACCAGCCGGGTGGTCCGGCTCACTCCGATCGGCGCCCGCCTCGCCGACGACCTGCGTCCGCTCGTCGCCGGCATGGAGGAAGCGGTCCAGCGCGCCGTCGACGCCGGGCGCGGGCTCACCGGCGAGCTGCGGGTGGCGTACGTCGGTGAGTCGACCGCCCCGGTGCTGCTCCGGGCGGTCACCCTGTTCACCGAGCGCCATCCGGACTGCGTGGTGCACGTCCACGAGGCCCCGCTCGCCACCACCCGGTCGAGCCTGCGGGACGGCACGCTCGACGTGCTGATCGCCGCGTACCCCTTCGACGGCATGGCGAACGGCCCGGCGCTGCTGCACGAGGCCCGGGTGCTCGCGGTGGCCGCGGACCATCCGCTGGCGAGTGCGGAGTCGGTGTCGCTGGAGGCGCTGGCCGACCATCCGGTGGTGCAGTACCCGGCGGTGACCTCGGCCGCCTTCAAGCGGGACCGCACCCCGGACCGCACCCCGTCGGGGCGGCCGGTGCCGCGGGGCCCGGCCGGCAACTCGTTCTCCGAGATGCTGGCCCTGGTCGCGATGGGGCGCGGGGTGCTGCCGGTGGGTGAGCAGACCAGGCACTACCACGCCCGCCCGGACCTGGCGTACGTGCCGATCCACGACGCGCCGCCGATCCGGCGCGGTCCGGTGTGGCTGGCCAGCAACACCACCACCCGGGTACGCGAGTTCGTCCGCGCCGCGGTCGATGCCAACCCCGCCCCGGCGGCCTGA
- a CDS encoding aldo/keto reductase, whose protein sequence is MKRTLGRSGIEVSALGMGCWAIGGPYAGGTNQYGWGRVDDDESTRSVRQALELGVTFFDTASSYGAGHSEVVLGRALGADRDRVVIATKWGFTFDERTREALGTDSSVAYLRSCLDGSLRRLGTDHVDLYQLHLGDLPVAEALDLVAPLEDLVTAGKIRAYGWSTDDPERAAAFADAGPHCTAVQHDMSVLADRPAMIELCERAGLASINRGPLAMGLLSGKYADGRTVPRDDVRSQSYDWMTYFRDGAGAPEWLARVEVLREVFATGGRTPTQGALAWLWARSGATVPIPGFRTVAQVEQNAAALAQGPLRPDEFAAVEELLADLRVASVA, encoded by the coding sequence ATGAAGCGCACGTTGGGGCGGAGCGGCATCGAGGTCAGCGCGCTGGGCATGGGCTGCTGGGCGATCGGCGGCCCGTACGCCGGTGGCACCAACCAGTACGGCTGGGGCCGGGTCGACGACGACGAGTCGACCCGGTCCGTTCGCCAAGCCCTCGAACTCGGCGTCACCTTCTTCGACACGGCGAGCAGCTACGGCGCCGGGCACAGCGAGGTGGTGCTCGGCAGGGCGCTCGGCGCCGACCGGGACCGGGTGGTGATCGCCACGAAGTGGGGGTTCACGTTCGACGAGCGGACCCGGGAGGCGCTCGGCACGGACAGCAGCGTCGCGTACCTGCGCAGTTGTCTGGACGGCTCGCTGCGGCGGCTGGGGACCGACCACGTCGACCTCTACCAGCTCCATCTCGGCGACCTGCCGGTCGCCGAGGCTTTGGACCTCGTCGCCCCGCTGGAGGACCTGGTCACCGCCGGCAAGATCCGGGCGTACGGCTGGAGCACCGACGACCCGGAACGCGCCGCGGCCTTCGCCGACGCGGGCCCGCACTGCACGGCCGTGCAGCATGACATGTCGGTGCTGGCCGACCGGCCCGCGATGATCGAGCTGTGCGAACGGGCCGGCCTGGCCAGCATCAACCGGGGGCCGCTCGCCATGGGCCTGCTCAGCGGCAAGTACGCCGACGGCCGCACGGTGCCCCGGGACGACGTCCGCTCGCAGAGCTACGACTGGATGACGTACTTCCGTGACGGCGCCGGGGCGCCCGAGTGGCTGGCCCGGGTGGAGGTGCTGCGGGAGGTGTTCGCCACCGGCGGTCGTACGCCGACGCAGGGCGCGCTGGCCTGGCTCTGGGCCCGCAGCGGGGCCACCGTCCCGATCCCCGGTTTCCGCACCGTCGCCCAGGTCGAGCAGAACGCTGCCGCGCTCGCCCAGGGCCCGCTGCGGCCGGACGAGTTCGCCGCCGTGGAGGAGCTGCTGGCCGACCTGCGGGTTGCTAGCGTCGCCTGA
- a CDS encoding DUF1801 domain-containing protein, whose translation MDPVTTYLTGLDAPLRETGEKLRSVIEAALPEATGAMWHGHPVWGLGDRPGKTPVCLVKAYPAYVTFGLWRGQDVADGSGRLVPGARRMASIKLRAVDEIDPELFTGWLRGAYALETR comes from the coding sequence ATGGATCCCGTCACCACCTACCTGACCGGCCTCGACGCGCCGCTGCGCGAGACCGGCGAGAAGCTGCGTTCCGTCATCGAGGCCGCGCTGCCGGAGGCCACCGGCGCCATGTGGCACGGCCACCCCGTCTGGGGGCTCGGCGACCGGCCCGGCAAGACCCCGGTCTGCCTGGTCAAGGCGTACCCGGCGTACGTCACCTTCGGGCTGTGGCGGGGGCAGGACGTCGCGGACGGCTCCGGGCGGCTCGTCCCGGGCGCGCGCCGGATGGCGTCGATCAAGCTGCGCGCCGTCGACGAGATCGACCCGGAGCTGTTCACCGGCTGGCTGCGCGGCGCGTACGCGCTGGAGACCCGGTGA
- a CDS encoding GNAT family N-acetyltransferase produces MPALERLAVRHAPALLRFEQVNRAYFARFVADRGDDYFAEFDDRLAGLLAEQDAGECHFHVLVDGEDGTVLGRFNLVDVADGGAELGYRMAERASGRGLAQEGVRRVCALARDEYGLRRLVASAALANPASLAVLRRTGFVPVEEVLLHGKPSLRHVLDLTS; encoded by the coding sequence ATGCCCGCACTCGAACGGCTCGCCGTCCGCCACGCTCCGGCCCTGCTCCGCTTCGAGCAGGTGAACCGGGCGTACTTCGCCCGGTTCGTGGCGGACCGCGGCGACGACTACTTCGCCGAGTTCGACGACCGGCTCGCGGGGCTGCTGGCGGAGCAGGACGCCGGGGAGTGCCACTTTCACGTGCTCGTCGACGGCGAGGACGGCACGGTGCTGGGCCGGTTCAACCTGGTCGACGTCGCCGACGGCGGCGCCGAGCTGGGCTACCGGATGGCCGAGCGGGCCAGCGGACGCGGCCTGGCCCAGGAGGGTGTCCGCCGGGTCTGCGCGCTGGCCCGCGACGAGTACGGGCTGCGCCGGCTGGTCGCCTCGGCGGCGCTGGCGAACCCGGCCTCCCTGGCGGTGCTCCGGCGGACCGGGTTCGTGCCGGTCGAGGAGGTCCTGCTCCACGGCAAGCCCTCCCTCCGGCACGTCCTCGACCTCACGAGCTGA
- a CDS encoding NUDIX hydrolase gives MQDEIRALVEALTPGDEQEARHRATTLAWLAATEDIFRRVKPRTPSPHLVAYFLLRDETDGAVLLVDHRKAGMWLPSGGHVEPGEHPAQTVRREMLEELGVPAVFAPALGERPAFLTVTETVGPPEGRHTDVSLWYVLAGSRDQKLIPDPAEFRGVRWWTPREVAEAAPGTVEPHLRRMLAKLSRGARSAGAGPGAASAR, from the coding sequence GTGCAGGACGAGATCCGGGCGTTGGTCGAGGCGCTCACGCCGGGCGACGAGCAGGAGGCGCGGCACCGCGCCACGACGCTGGCCTGGCTGGCCGCGACGGAGGACATCTTCCGCCGGGTGAAGCCGCGCACCCCCTCACCGCACCTGGTGGCCTATTTCCTGCTCCGCGACGAGACCGACGGCGCGGTGCTGCTGGTCGACCACCGCAAGGCGGGGATGTGGCTGCCCAGCGGCGGCCACGTCGAGCCGGGCGAGCACCCCGCGCAGACTGTGCGCCGCGAGATGCTGGAGGAGTTGGGCGTGCCGGCCGTCTTCGCGCCGGCCCTCGGCGAGCGCCCGGCCTTCCTCACGGTGACCGAGACCGTGGGCCCGCCGGAGGGGCGGCACACCGACGTCAGCCTCTGGTACGTGCTGGCGGGCAGCCGCGACCAGAAGCTGATTCCCGACCCGGCGGAGTTCCGGGGCGTCCGCTGGTGGACGCCGCGCGAGGTGGCCGAGGCCGCGCCCGGGACGGTTGAGCCGCACCTGCGCCGGATGCTGGCGAAGCTCAGCCGAGGCGCACGGTCAGCGGGCGCGGGTCCCGGCGCGGCGTCAGCGCGGTGA